In Coffea arabica cultivar ET-39 chromosome 9e, Coffea Arabica ET-39 HiFi, whole genome shotgun sequence, the genomic window AAATTACCAGAATAAAATGCTactatttcctttttcttcgtATAGAAGAAATACCCATCTGATTGGAATTTATATGACTGTAACAATGGGAACACTCCTAGATGTTGCAGTTGGAGTGGAGCAGTACTATGTTGAAGATGAACCTTCAAGAATGATGGAGACATGCTTCTAAAATTTCCACGTACctgaaaattttggccaattgtTTTGCATCAAATGAAGGGATGTTGAGGGAAGAAGTCGGTTTGAAAATGAGACCCCTCGGAGATGGTAGAATTCTCCTATCAGGCAATTTCAAAGACCTAGTCAATAACAATTAGAAACATACTGGCAGGAGAACGCCGCGCATGCGCGAATGTAATGATGCCCAGTAATGTCCAGCTgagtaattaattttttaatattaattaattcaaaaaaaaaagtaatgtaTTAAGGATCGCGGGCCAGTGGCTGCATAGTTTAGCTAAGTAGAAGCGAAAATTACCAGCAATGTATTTAATTCGTAGGTATATTACACAGCATAGTTCAGCTAAATTCGTTAAGCATGTGAATAAATATTAAATGTGTGATACCAAGGAAAAATCTTTTCAACTCCGGTATCGTCGAAGATCAAAGCTGTAAATATATTTTCAGATTCCGGAACAAAGACAAGAGTTTCGTTGTGCTGCAGTTGATGCTCAAGAATGAAACCTCTCCAGTTTTGATGAAGGCGTTCATGTTTTACACCTATCTGAGTACTTTTATTTCCAGTATTGATAAGTAACTTGGGAGTCTTGGAACCATTGATGAAGTGATCAATAAAGCGTGGAATTTTCTGTCATGAAGAGGTGCAGATCAGAAGATATgcagaaacaaaaggaaattgCTTCCAAGAAAGTTGAGACGACAAAGAGAATGCAGGTAAACATGGAATAGCTTACCAAACTGTTTGGAGTTGCAGAGTTAAATATTTGATAAAAGCAAATCGAATCAGATAGATCCTGGCAGAAATTCGGTCTCAGCGAGGAAGCAACTTGCTGTTGTCTAGTAGGTGTATGGATATCATCTGCAATTAGTGATTATGcgttaaattaaaaattatatatgatATGGATGAGGATATGAGATAGACACAGTGATATTTTGACCTCGTGATGCGACGACATTCATGTGCAACAGGTCTGGTAGGGGAACTGTCCAGGGCaataaaacttgtttttgtaGTTCACAAAAGTGAATGACATCAAATATCAGATTCCCGCTATGTCGAAGCAACAACGTGTCATGTCTTTTAACAATGTTGTGTTCACAAAAAGCATCCCACCCTTCTTCGAATGAATGATCAGTAACTGTGATAGTCCATTGCCGCAGTCCAACCCTTAGAATGATTCTATTGCAATGATGCTGATGAAGCAACAATTCAAACTGAGTAGGTAATACCTTGAAAAAATGAGGCAGGAAAATAACGTCAAAGAATACCATGCTATTCAACTCTAAATGCTGCAATATAGGCGAACATGAACTAAAAGTTAACCTGTCCTCTGTGGATGCATTTGAGTAGAAAACAGCATGCTGGTAAAGAGCTATTTGTCGGATGAAAATTCGTTGGAGATACAGACATTGTTTCTGCCATTGATCTATTAGGAGGAAAGTTGAAGAATTGAAAAATCAGAAAAGTGGCTTGTTAATAGAAATTACAAGCACAAGTCTGGTAACCTTTAGGCCAAGTTTGGTGTTTGAAGGGGGTAaaaaaccaaaaacaagaaCGTCTAGTGTCAATTCATCTTAGATGCACATTGTAGCAAGTTTAACTGCATTAATGTGCCTGATTAAATGAGAGATGTAAATGTTCTTTCACAACAGCTGCAAAAGCGATTAATTGGTAATGTTTGATAAAGCAAAGTAAATGTACAAAACAGGATATGTGTCAATTTGCAGTGAAATAATCAATTCAaattacagaaaaaaaaatagttgctGTGAAAATCAAAACTAGAAATGATTCTGTACAAACCCTGATCAATGGAGTCGCAGTCTTCTTGCCCATCCCCTCTAAATTCCTCGGGCACACAATGTTCTTCTTGCCAATTTTTCTTTAGGGACTGCCGGGCAGAGTAACAGTTAATTGTTCTAGTTTCAATGTAATTGTGCACCTAATTTTGGACTTTTGTGTCTAAACGTATATTAACTACAAAAACTGACTAATGATCTCAGGCGATGCAAGAACTGACTATGAACAACTACAAATCAAGGACGCCAAATATATGAACTACGGGCAAGCAGATAACTGACCTACAATATACATAGAAACATAAGAGTTCCAGATAACAGTATGAGCAATTTCAAAGACCTAGTCAATAACAATTAGAAACATAAGAGTTCCAGATTGCATGCACCAGATATAACTCAAGGTGTGGACGTATATTCTTCCCGtttaaacacaaaaaaaataaaataaaataaattcttGACTGGTtataatgaaaataaataagCAATTCGATAACCCACCAAAAACAAGTAGGCACTTAAACTGACAATCTAAGATCCTGATGCATGCACACATAGAAGCATACCAGAACTAGTAGACAAAGTAGAAGCCATGTGAAAACTAGAAACTTTTGCATTGTATGAAAGTCAGATGTAGGCCACATTCACCAAAATGTTAGTTCGCACAAAAATGAAGGCTTTAAAATTTAGCTAATAAACCTCCCATCACAAATATCCTAAGCAAAACTAGTCAAGTGACCTACTTCTTGCCAGCCTTCTTCTTTGAGCTAGTATTAGCAGACACCGGTTTGGGATGCTTCTCAGCTTCACTTGGGTCCAACCATTTGAGGGGATGGTGATTGAGAAAAGGCCAATTGGGAACAGTAATGAGAGAAGTCAATAGAACGCCAGCAGCATATATCAGCAGCATTATCTGAAATGAGCCCAAAACATAGCCTGAAATAAATGCCACCACAGCAGAGCTCACCAGCATTATCTGCATGAGCTGCTCTGCTAGCTTCTGCCCTTGCCAATCCATCTATCAATAGATAGCATAAGACGTCtatcacacaaaaaaaaaaaaaaacattaagaACGAGGATAGGAACTGGAGATAGATGACAACACATCCAAGAACGAAGTACACTAAGGCTGTGTGTGGTTCCCTGTCAAAATTGTTATTTTATCCAACAGAAATGTAGCTCAATTCCCTGGGACACAAATGCTATTCTAGCAGAGAACCACACGAGGCTTAAAGGTAAAATCCCATCTAATACTGCCCTAAAACAATTCGTTCATTCGAGGTTGGAAGTCAAATAAGTGGAATGCTTGCTCCAAAATGGGGAAATTTTCCACGTATCCGAGGTAATTGCAAACAAGAAAcagaaattaaaggaaaaaacaccaaatttctactcaaattccttccacaATTCTCAGAAGTAGAGTGCTCTTCACTTTAACAAAATTGTAAAACAAAAAATCGTGAATTGGACTGAGCATATAGAattaagaagaggaaaaaaagtGCCAAGAATTCTACACAGATATGATAAATAGAAAGAAGTACATAAACATGTATTGACATATAGCAGATAAATTGGGATCACATCAAAATTCAGATTGGCCCCCAATAGAGGGCGCCTagcatacacacacacacataatgAATCCGGAGACTGGGAtcaaaatggtaaaagaatATCTTCATCTTGCACAGATTTTACATTATAAATTATGTACTGttccaaggaaaaaaaaggcgAACAACTCTAGCAAGGTAAGAACTCTAATACTACAAGAACTAAGATTCACATCTCTAGGCCCCAAACAAAAGCAACGACAAAGCagaaataaaagttgtagtaaaAGGAACATAAAGCATAATAGTGGATCCAGTAGAATTAGTTACAACTTTCAAGTgcccactagaaattattaACCATTCTCACCAGTATTCACTGTAAAACAAAATCAACGATATCTCCCTCTCCCAGGAACCTTTGAAGGCAACTAATGTTCACCAAGGATTGGAAAAGCTCATATGTCAGACTGGTTAGCAAGATGGATATATATAAATGTCGGGAAGATGATTGTTGAAGGTTTTCAACAAGATAAAGAAATACAACTGCCCATCTTCCCAAAAAAAAGATATTGCAGAGAACTCTTTCGAGCAAAGTGCAATGACAAATTAGCACAATGTCGATACACACAATCCCTGCTTTCTCTAACCATGAGATGTGGATACTAAAATCCCAACCCACATCGAAGTGAATCATAAAAGTATGTTAGGTTGAAAGATATGAAGACTTGTCATTTACTAAACAATTATCTTCCCCACATGCCAAGGGACAGAAAGCTCCCAATCTGCCAGCTTTTCTTCACTTCAAAATTGAGGGCTGTAAATAAGGTTGCAACAGTTTATcaatttaagaaattaatactaAAACATCCATGACAGACAAGCTAGTCTGAAGCCCACAAAATCACACTAGAAAACACAAGTTTTCCTTGGTTTGTTCTAATAATTAAAGAAAGACGACTATATAATCAAAATGTATCATCGTTTACTGAACCGTGGATCATGAAGCTCAGCAGGTTCACCCAATAACAATGCCAAGTTTTGTTCCCCTGAAGTTTACGAGAGACCCGTTCACATTAAACGGCAACAGGCCCCTGCTTTTTTCATCAGGTTACACTACCGACAAGTCCAGTCAAAAACTTAAATAGCCAAAAAAAACATACATATAGAGCAGGAAAAGAACTAAATGGCCATCAAAAAAGAAGATCAAAGCATCCATTTGTTTAAGTGATAAGAAAGAGAGCAATCGATACCTTGAAATGAACACGGAGATGAGATCCCCTAGCTTTGCAGGCtgcattttaaaaaattttaacaaaattagCACAAAATCCCTAAAAAATCGatgataaaaaattttgaaacataTCTAAGaatgaaaaaacaaataaaaatctagtttaaaacccaaaaaaaaaagagggaggaAAAGAGCAATTACACTTGGTAGGGTTATCGGGCTCGCTTTAGTACTTCACCTGAAAAAAGCACCCCCCAAAATACCAAAAGGCTGTTATAATTAGAGCATTTTGACATGaaaaatcaaaaccaaagaCGAAACTGATAATTACGCAAATTATTATAAGGACTAAAGCAGGAAGAAGCTGAGAGGAGGAGAGAGGCGAACCATCTTTTTCAGCGTGGGTGAAACGGATGGGAATATGCTTGTTTTTCAGCAGAAAGTCTTGTGGTGTTCTGCTGCACATTTTCTAAGGCTCCGTCAGCCCAAagatttctttccaaaattccGGTGTACAATAAAGCATGTAAACGCAGCATTATGGACCGAACAAAGTCCGGTCTTATGGGCATTAACCTCACAGGACGAAGTACATATGGGCTGGGAAAAGGAGACCCAGAAGCCGAAACTAATCGAAATGGGCAATTGCCGCCAAGGATGGTTCCGCCgagtcactttttttttttttagcaagacTTATTGCGTTTGCATTTATTATTTGGACTAATCTTTTTATACTAAAAATGTAACTTTTGCATATACGTCATAAATATAATAACAGTGATACTATATACAATGTGTCCTCGTAGATATACTCTAATTGTTTTGTGAAATTTAAGCATTAGTTCCAAATACAATTTCTAAATCCCTTCTAGTTTTTGATTGAGGTTATCAgtaggtttgcatttttgttattaattttataattatttcttcctttttattttaccaaatattAGGTTATTTGGTagattttacttattttttataattgatGTTGGTTGTAGGGATTTAGAGCAAAAAGGAATTAAAAGACGTGATTTTCACTGAATTTTTATACTAATCAAATGACGTGGTTCTAATTGTTCCTCTCTAATAAAGCgaaaaacttgtttttatttcagtATTGGCCATAACTTGTAGTCCCAATATCACCCCAAGTGGACAGTGACTTTCACGTCGAAAATGTTTCAGTTGGTGGTGCCACCGTGGAAAGGATTTAATTggatacaaaatttaaattaaattactaaattaGGCTAAAACAAAGTTACATAAGTATAAAGTTGAATGATTAAAATGACCATTTCCCCTTAATAAGGGGGACTTGGGAAAGAGCAATTCTACCAGTGTTTCTGTTCATTATCAGGGAATGGACGGAGGAATTGACGGCGGCGGGAGTTCATCAACTTCAATGGGAACTGTCAATTTGAGAGGGAAAGGAGAATCTTTGCCGGATTTGACCGGTAAGGTTCATCAGTTGCCATGCTGCATCAAATACGATGGTCCGACCGCCGTCTCTCACTACTTCAAGCCCATACCCACCGGTATATGAAGTTGTTTATCACTACTATTATTGAAATTAACATTTTAATAGAGATTAATTGGTAGCAATTTTTTATCTgattattaatttataaaatGATGGTGATGATAGGGGTAGAAATTGATGGTTTGAGAGTGGAGGAAGCTTACTTCAGAGGCAGAAAATTACAGGGCACAACCGTTCCCCTTCCTCAAGGGTACTCTGGTAATTCTAACTCTTTGCATCTATTTTcccattatttttttaaatatattgagTATATGTTGTGTCCCTAATTATTCTTGCTACAATAAGcatcattgaaaaaaaaaatcatattattctaaatggaaaatgcaatgtAGTTTTGGCTGATTTATGGCTAAatgtttttttctttgattttttggaTATTACGCGGAAATGAAAGGACTTTATGTAGTGTATTTGTAGATAAGTGTTCTTGTTATTATCGGTTGGAGGTGTATATCCACTGAATATATTACAAAGTGTAACAAATTTTagttaaaatatgaaaaataatgTTTGAAGTCAATTAGAAGATAATGCAGAAGTATCAAATTTGGATTAGCAAATTTCGAGTTCCTCGGTCCCCAACATGAATTAGATAGAGTCAGAGTTAGGCCTTGGTGCAGAGAGGAAATTTACGGATTCAGTAATGTGCAAGTTTATATTTGTTTCATCTATAAAAGAGGATTATCAGGAGGACAGAATAAAAGCTGAGGCTTACTGCACTATTTTGATAATTGTTGTACTAAGGAAATCTGCTGGATTGGTAGGTGGGAGCTTTTGGAGAGTTCTGGAGATTGTTGTGGCTGTCTGTTTACTGAAAGAGGAGTCAATAGTTGGAGTTAGAGCCAATGCTAATGATTATCATTGTTTTGGTCTTTTGTAATAAGTTGTTGCCTGTTGTTGATGGTGGTAAGAAAACTGGAATATAAAGTTCTCTGTCAAATTTGGTTCCAAGATTAGTGGCCTTTTTGGCAGCCCTGTAGCTTGGCAAGCTATCCTGTCTGCTTGCGGAAGcagaagataaagaaaagggagaaatgTTATGAGTTGGTGTTACAATTGCAGAATAGATTACCCATTAATCATCTGTTATTACATTGTCCTGTAAACTGTAGCCCACTGCTGGAACTTTATTGTCTGGACATTCTGGTATATGTCAGAGAGTGTGATTGGCTAAATGCTGTGGGAGTATGAGGCTGAGAAAGTTGGTTTCTTTGTTAGCATAGCACCCATACTTTGTCCATTGGCTCATGGCTGGATACTTTTGCTCTAAATTTACTGGAACTTTTTTGGTAAAAACCTTGTGTCCAATGTTGGTTGCAAACAAATTCACTTGCTTATGAAACATTGGAAATCACCGTCCGATAGTGATTTATTTGAGAATATGACGTCCTGAATCAAAGTTTCTTTATAACCTCTGCATGTTTCTAAGAGGCACCAATGGTGTGTTAGAAATGATGCTTGTTCTTGCCAGTGTCAATAATAAATCCTAAAAAACCTGCTGAATGCTCTTCAAACTTAGAAGGGATGGAAACATCACTTCAGAGAACTATCTTAGAGGGCCTTAGTCATCTGGCCACATAGTAAGTTGTCTAATATCTTACTCCCAGAATTAGATGTGTCTCTCATAATCATCTGAGTTATTTTATGTGAACTTTAGGAAGATGTGTTCCGCTAAGGGCAATTGAAGTGTGAGGATTGGTTGCTAGCTTCTTCTTGTTGTAACAGCATGCATTCGTTGTTAACCAATATTTATGCGAAGATCAAAATAATCTTTTCTGTTCTGTAAAAAGGAAGCAAATCGTTGACAGCATAATCTTTAGCATAAGATGTGTGTACATCCTAATTTCCTTAGGTATGGGTTTTGTTGACTTATCTCCTGCAATTGTGGGTTGAGAAGAATTAGTGTTGTTTTCTAGTAGCATCTGAGCTTTCCTCTGATAGTCTTGCCATATTAAGAAGTGGCCTTGCTGCTATTTTCCTTGTCTAATTTCGATGCCATTTCAAAACATCAGTTGCCAAGTTATGGCTTTTATATTCTGTAAAAAGTTGATCTTGGCTACTTTGGTGTTTGCAACATACAAGATTGTAGTTGGCCAATGTATTCTGTAGTTTCCAAGAAAGATTTATGAAAATACTGGTAAAGGTTGTTGTAATTACCTTTTAGATTATTGATTTAAGAAATGCAAATATCTCTTGTATGCCCACTTCTTGTGCTTATGGTGAAATTGGACACTGGAATTTATGCATTTGACATTCTCTTTAACCGCTCTGAATACTCTTGGTGTTCATAATTTGCAGGGTTTGTCTTGGGAAAGACTAGTCTAGGCAAGCAAGCTAATATTCCCGAAGAAAATCCAAATTGCTGGGAAACGAAGGCAAAGTTTCAAAATGTAACAGTATGGAACCATGATAGTCTCCCTTCACAAAATGATGCTTTCTTGAGAGCTTTTCACTGGTTTGCTGTTGCAAAATCTGTAAGTGTTTTTCCTCTATTCCTGATCTTGAGAAGAATCAGCAATAAAGCTGGATACACATACATTGGTTGATAACAGTATAGTAGTAATATCcttctgctttttctttttcaaaatttccaatttaGCATAGTTTTACTTACTCCATTGGACATTGTGCCTAGTTGCTGATCCAACTTGCACAAACAATTTcttgaaaacaagagaagaaGATTGCTACAATGTTTGACCTCTTTTCCGATCTTTATATGAATGCAGCTACACCAACCTGTCACTGCTGAAGATCTTGAATCTTCATCCATCAGTCAGAAGCTGGAGTAACCTTTCAGGTGCAAAAACATGTCTAGTTGCTCTTTCATTTTATCTTCACTGGTGCATATGATGCATGTTTAGGTTTAATTTGcaaattgaagaatttcttgGGGTAAAATCACTCATTCACAGGCGTTATTCTCTGTCCCTGCCCCAATTAGAGTGAACTTTAATGTCTTTTAGGTTAACAAGCTCGCAATTAACTCATAAAGTGCTCTCTTGTCTGCTTGTGACCTGGTTGGTTATAGATAGCGCTGACCATTCCTGGGATTTTCTTGTCATGAAAGCCTCCTTTGATGCGGAATTGACCTATGCAGTTAGTATTTTCAGTTAATATGATGTGATCTTCTATAAGTATATTCTTACTTCTATCGTAGTTACCTTTCCTCCCAAACCTCAGGGCTTTTTAAAGCTATCTCTGAAATTGCACTAAACTTTATGAAGCTTCAATGGTGGTACTAACACATTCTATTGTTAAGGGAGTGTTACACAGAATTGTATTGATTCCAACTGGAGGTCAATATGATCTCAGGAATaagaaacatatatatatatatatatatatatatatatttgaaaagaTCTTAGCGGAAGtaagtttgattaatttgtgTGGAAAACAAATCATGTTAGACCTCCCCACTTACTCAACACCCTCCAATCAAACAGAAGTATATATGCTCCAAAAGCCCTAGATCATGGAGTtcttttggtagaaattttaAGTGGAGTAATATAGGATTTAAAGACTTTTAAGATTACAAATATGATTATTCTGGTAATGaggatttcttttttaaatatttttgaaggtAAATAGATGTATTAGAAGTATAATGATAAAGACAGTGAATCAGTGGCTACCTTATTTTGTGGCATCTATAACCATATAAAGAATTTTGAAACTTATAGAAGATTCAAATCTCGAGTATCTCGAGAATATTGGTTTTTCCAAAGTGTTAGGCTTAAATTAAACTTCACAAATAACACTTAAGAATTAAACATAAAATACTACACCAAAATATTACAACCGTGGGATGCAACTAAAGACTCAAAGCTAGAACGCAGATTCACTAGGATCAACACCAAGATACTTGAAGCTTGGAGACTTACCTCACTTAGAGACTTCACCTCACAAATATTAATGTCCTAGGTCCTATTTATTCTATTACATTGTCAGTTATGATGTTTCTAGAAACCAAAAGATTATTTTcctaacttaagttggttaggCACTTAATGGTCAAGTTTGAACGATTGAGGCGGTACTTGTTTTTTCCTAGAGAATTCTAGTCAAGCAACTAGAATATTCTATTTCCTCCAATATCTCTAGACTATTTGAGAAAGAGATTGTTGGTGACTTTCTCAACAGAGAATATGTTCATTGAGAATTTGATAGGCGCAACAATTACAGACTGATGTTCCATCCTCTGTAAAGGTCAAATGAACTTATTTTATAAGTAAAGTTTATTCCTCAAAAATACAAATGGATGTGTTCTACTTGCTACACAAAGTCCTCCACATTTAGTGAAAGTCTAGTTTGATGCAGGTGGCTATTTGAAATATGAGCTGCAGTCGTGCTATTTTGGGAATGCTGAACTGGATCCTGTTCGCAATGTGGCATAATCGCTCCAGAAGCCTGATGTTGTGCATAAGTGCTTGTAATGCGCCTTTTGTGGTATTCATTTTTTGTTATGGAATACTAATAACTTGTCAAAAGGACGACATGTAAGATCAGTGGGTGAGGCAAATTCTGCGGACTTGTAAGATCAGATACTGCAGGTACTGACAATGGCAAGTCAGAACCTAATCACTTTGTAGTTTGCATAgagtaggaaaagaaaaaaagaaagaaagattcgTCCTTTCGAGTACTCTTTTGTTCTCTCTGGACAAGTTCGAAATATACTGTAGCAGCTTCGAAGTtgtcaagtgaaatcaaatgtCATCCAATATGTCAGACTCTGTTCTTTTTGGTGCAGCACATTCACATAGTTCCCTTATTCAAATAGGCCACTATCAACAACCAAAATTCACGATGCCAGAATATTATGCCTTATCTGATGCAAAGTAAAGATGCTATATTTGGGGCTTTTAGCTTATATATATCAATCTGCTTTATTTTGTCTAGAAAGCTTGAGAGATTATAATGAATGTGCTTCATTTATCTGCATATGGAAAATGCTGCATACAGTAGTGGTTCTTTCTTTCAACTGTGAAAATTATGTTTACCTTTTTGTGTATGTAAAGCATGGCCAATGGTTGGTTACTTGCAACAAGGTGGTTGTATGATTTCCATATCACAAAAAATCCAATCAGGTCAAAGGTTCTGAAATCAATTTTAATGTCCATATTTATAGTGTTTATGCTGCCTCTGCCTATGAAAATATTTAGGTCGAACATTGGGGGGATGTCCTGCACTGATCAACATTAGTAATTTAATGTGTAAGGCTTATTCGACTCTTTGTggcaatgtttttttttttttttaagttatcCTTTTCTTTGAACATATGTTCCCATAGGCTTTCGGCAGCACCTTCATTCGTCTAAGTTTGTGGCACACTTTccgtacttttcttttttcacatacatcaaTGGAAGGTGACCGACAAATGTCAGCTGGATCAACATTTGGAGGTGAGggaataatatattatacacaCTTAATTAGAATAACATTTTATTTGACATGATAAAATATATAATGtacattatttatttattatagtgTTAGGAAATACTAGAGAGATATATTCGGTGTATAGTAAGGAAATAGTGTAGGTTGATAATCATATACTATTTACACTATACACTTGATCTAATAGAGAAAATTATGATACAACATGACATAAGTGTGGGCTATTTGACACTTGCTGGAAGTAGGCTTCTTATGGTTTTCTTTGAACATATTCCTGTAAGATTTTGACAAGAACATATTATATAAGGTTTTAAAAGCTTTTGCTTCAAGAATAAtgaagaacttttttttttttcagaataaTGGAagtcaaaaattaaaattaagtgtgtttggattgtaaattatttgagatatttttactgtagcattttttgtgatgtgatgtatgtgagataaaaagataattgggaagataaaaaggtgtattgaaaattgtaatggtgatgtaagcaaatatatttgggcaAATAATCTCCTGCCCAAACAATCAAATCGTTTGGATATAGGGCTGCTATATAAAAGTTTGTTCGAcacaaatttttctatttttat contains:
- the LOC113709333 gene encoding uncharacterized protein, with the protein product MDGGIDGGGSSSTSMGTVNLRGKGESLPDLTGKVHQLPCCIKYDGPTAVSHYFKPIPTGVEIDGLRVEEAYFRGRKLQGTTVPLPQGYSGFVLGKTSLGKQANIPEENPNCWETKAKFQNVTVWNHDSLPSQNDAFLRAFHWFAVAKSLHQPVTAEDLESSSISQKLE